A portion of the Aphelocoma coerulescens isolate FSJ_1873_10779 chromosome 1, UR_Acoe_1.0, whole genome shotgun sequence genome contains these proteins:
- the RAB20 gene encoding ras-related protein Rab-20 isoform X2 encodes MVNTLSLFWKLWSGVLMFVKGLTAVTVLFPAGGREQFHGLGSMYCRGAAAVILTYDVNSLQSLTELEEKFLALTDSASADCIFAIVGNKVDLSDDCTSPADENRPEKSVASCGSKVRKQVHAEDAIALYKKILKYKMLDEKDVPAAEKMCFETSAKTGYKVDYLFETVFDMVVPIIVRQKAEGPPQTVDITDYKPAKRTKSGCCA; translated from the exons ATGGTGAACACTTTATCTCTCTTCTGGAAACTGTGGAGTGGAGTCCTGATGTTTGTCAAAGGACTTACTGCAGTGACTgttctgttcccagctggag GACGGGAGCAATTCCATGGCCTTGGGTCTATGTACTGCAGAGGAGCGGCTGCTGTGATCCTCACGTACGACGTGAACAGCCTCCAGAGCCTGactgagctggaagagaaattctTGGCACTGACAGACAGTGCAAGTGCTGACTGCATTTTTGCTATTGTTGGAAATAAAGTTGACCTCAGCGATGACTGTACTTCACCAGCGGATGAAAATAGACCTGAGAAGTCTGTTGCCAGCTGTGGCTCAAAGGTGCGAAAACAAGTCCATGCAGAGGATGCGATTGCACTCTATAAAAAGATACTGAAATACAAAATGCTAGATGAGAAGGATGTTCCAGCAGctgagaaaatgtgttttgagACCAGTGCAAAGACAGGATACAAGGTGGACTACCTCTTTGAAACTGTGTTTGACATGGTAGTCCCAATAATTGTACGGCAGAAAGCTGAGGGGCCACCGCAAACTGTAGACATCACGGACTACAAGCCAGCCAAAAGGACAAAATCAGGTTGTTGTGCCTGA